The Neochlamydia sp. S13 genome has a segment encoding these proteins:
- a CDS encoding leucine-rich repeat domain-containing protein, which yields MHPISSASIESLPNELLLPILEACVVPSLFSVCKRWHHLLASEAMPSLYKKIAQLHFPRKNTTTQRTLMLAKVYQLNPGLTSTEKIYQVFKQVFTLAKSISPLEFKGKTEEKRGLTLANYSSYLLNINRLLLWKKLPGGEEYLRREEIKHLPLEKKGELLRDWIEENCKNITALNLSRAGLTYLPPEIGQLSQLQTLDLRENELTSLPVEIGQLSQLEWLDLNQNQLTALPAEIGQLSQLQTLDLRENELTSLPAEIGQLSQLQELCLNQNQLTSLPVEIGQLSQLHTLDLRENQLTSVPTKIGQLSQLQYLYLNQNQLTALPTEIGQLSQLQWLYLSQNQLTRLPAEIGQLSQLQVLELNQNQLTALPKGVEQLSQLTRLRLNQNQLTILPAEIGQLSQLQELYLNQNQLTSLPAEMGQLSQLQELLLNQNQLTSLPVEIGQLSQLRRLELKQNQLTALPTEIGQLSRLRVLYLNQSQLTSLPAEIGQLSQLKQLQLDQNQLTSLPAEIGQLSQLQELYLNQNQLTSLPAEIWRLSNLLQLDLSQNQLTALPAEIGQLSQLQTLKLNQNQLTALPAEIAQLSQLQTLELAENPLKDIAEKIRQRFQL from the coding sequence ATGCACCCTATCTCTTCGGCATCTATTGAAAGCTTGCCCAATGAATTGCTGCTCCCTATCTTAGAGGCTTGCGTAGTTCCTTCCTTATTTAGCGTCTGTAAAAGATGGCATCATCTGCTGGCTTCTGAAGCGATGCCTTCTCTTTATAAAAAAATAGCACAGCTTCATTTTCCCAGGAAGAATACCACTACCCAGCGAACTCTTATGTTAGCTAAAGTTTATCAGCTCAATCCTGGACTTACCTCCACCGAAAAAATTTATCAAGTTTTTAAACAAGTTTTTACCTTAGCTAAATCTATTTCTCCTTTGGAATTTAAAGGGAAAACAGAAGAAAAAAGAGGCTTAACGCTGGCTAATTACTCTTCTTATCTCTTAAATATTAATCGCCTTTTACTTTGGAAAAAACTTCCTGGTGGGGAAGAATACTTGAGACGAGAAGAAATTAAGCACTTGCCTTTAGAAAAAAAAGGAGAGCTTCTTAGAGATTGGATTGAAGAAAATTGTAAAAACATCACGGCTTTGAATTTATCTAGAGCAGGCCTGACTTACTTACCCCCAGAAATAGGCCAGTTATCTCAGCTGCAAACGCTTGACTTAAGAGAAAACGAGCTCACCAGCCTTCCTGTAGAAATTGGGCAGCTGTCTCAGCTGGAATGGCTTGACTTAAATCAAAACCAGCTCACCGCTCTGCCTGCAGAAATCGGGCAGCTGTCCCAGCTGCAAACGCTTGACTTAAGAGAAAACGAGCTCACCAGCCTTCCTGCAGAAATTGGACAGCTGTCTCAGCTGCAAGAGCTTTGCTTAAATCAAAACCAGCTCACCAGCCTTCCTGTAGAAATCGGGCAGCTGTCTCAGCTGCACACGCTTGACTTAAGAGAAAACCAGCTCACTAGCGTTCCTACAAAAATCGGGCAGCTGTCTCAGCTGCAATATCTTTACTTAAATCAAAACCAGCTCACCGCTCTGCCTACAGAAATAGGGCAGCTGTCTCAGCTGCAATGGCTTTACTTAAGCCAAAACCAGCTCACCCGCCTGCCTGCAGAAATCGGGCAATTGTCTCAGCTACAAGTACTTGAATTAAATCAAAACCAGCTCACCGCTCTGCCTAAAGGAGTAGAGCAACTGTCCCAGCTGACACGGCTTCGCTTAAACCAAAACCAGCTCACCATCCTTCCTGCGGAAATAGGGCAGCTGTCTCAGCTGCAAGAGCTTTACTTAAATCAAAACCAGCTTACCAGTCTGCCTGCAGAAATGGGGCAGCTGTCTCAACTGCAAGAGCTTCTCTTAAATCAAAACCAACTCACCAGTCTTCCTGTAGAAATCGGGCAGCTGTCTCAGCTGAGACGGCTTGAATTAAAACAAAACCAGCTCACCGCTCTGCCTACAGAAATCGGACAGCTGTCTCGATTACGAGTGCTTTACTTAAATCAAAGCCAGCTCACTAGCCTTCCTGCAGAAATAGGTCAATTATCTCAGCTGAAACAGCTTCAATTAGATCAAAACCAGCTCACCAGCCTTCCTGCAGAAATAGGTCAATTGTCTCAGCTGCAAGAGCTTTACTTAAATCAAAATCAGCTCACCAGTCTTCCTGCAGAAATCTGGCGGCTGTCTAATCTGCTACAGCTTGATTTAAGTCAAAACCAGCTCACCGCTCTGCCTGCAGAAATCGGGCAGCTGTCTCAGCTGCAAACGCTTAAATTAAATCAAAACCAGCTCACCGCTCTGCCTGCAGAAATCGCGCAGCTATCCCAGCTGCAAACGCTTGAATTAGCGGAAAATCCTTTGAAAGATATTGCAGAAAAAATAAGGCAGCGTTTTCAATTGTAG